The DNA window ACCAGGAGCACACCAGGCTCGGGGGCCGCGATGACACGGGCACCCGGACGGAAGCGGGCACCGGACGCGGAGAAGCGCTGGAGCCAGCGGCGTGCGAGGCGGTTGGAGCCCTTGCGAGCTTCACCGCGCCAGACCTGTCCACCCGGCTCGGGCTGAGCATCCAGCACGAGCACCTTGAGCCCCGCCTCGGCCGCGACGCTCGCGGCGGCCAGGCCACCGGGCCCCGCGCCGATGACCACCAGGTCGCAAGTCTCACGCATGGGCCACCTTCTCTCCCTCGATGCTCACGCGCGGACGAGCCGCGTGCACCACGAGACCGGCGGCGAAGCCATGAAGCCTATCCATCGGTCACCACCTCGAGGTCATCTCGGCAGGGAACGAGGCACGTCAGCGTCTCGGCGACCCCGTCGATGGTGGCGCGGCACTCGAAACAGACACCCATGCCGCACATCGGGCCACGGGGCCGCCCGCTCAAGTCCGCGCGGCTGATGAACCGGCCCGTCATCGCGAGCGCCGCGGCGACCGACGTCCCCGAGGGAACCGTCACGGCATGTCCGTTGATGCGCAGCGTGACCGGGGCCTTCTTCGACGAAGCCTCACGCATGAGCCACCTCACGGGAAGTCGCCGACAGGAAACGCGAGGGTGAATAGGGACGCGGGTCGATGGCGCTCGCACGCCCCAGCATCTGGTCCGCGACCAGTCGCGCGCTGCCCGTCGCGGTGGTGATGCCGAGCCCCTCATGGCCACACGCCAGCCAGAGCCAAGGCTTCTCCGGATGCGGCCCGAGCAATGGCAAACCATCCGGCGACGCGGGACGCAGGCCCGTCCACACACGCAAAGCCTGCAAGCCATTGAGCCCGGGGAGGAACACCGCCGCGCGCTTCAGCATGCGCTCGAGAATGGCGGCATCCACCTCGCGACTCCCCTCCCCTGGCTGCCGCGAAGACCCCAGCAGGAGCTGTCCGGTGACACGCGGCTGCGCGTTGAAGGCAACGGAAGCGCCCTCCGTTCCATGCGCGCTCTTGAGGTAGCCCAGCTCCACGAGCTGGTGATGCACCACGGGAGAGCCCCGGCCCGTGATGAGCAGGTGCCCCTTCCGAGGCGAAATCGGAAGCTCCGGGCAGAGCACAGGACTGGCCACGCCCGCCGCGAGCACCACATGGCGCGCCGCGAGGACATCTCCGTTCGCGAGCACCACGCCTCCCGGGCGCAGCTCGCGCACCGGACACCCGGTCATGAGCCGAGCCCCTCGCGCCTGGGCACGCTGCGCGAACGTCCGCGCGGCGACGGGCGGATACAGCACGGCGTCATCCGGAACGCGCAGCGCTCCAACGAGCCCCGGCGCCAGAGAAGGCTCCGCCTCGTACAGCGCAGCGCTGTCGAGCACCTCCGCGCGAATCCCGGCGGCGCGGTAGTTGGCCACCTTCGTATGGACGGCGGCCATCTCCTCATCATCCGCGGCGAGCCAGAGGGTGCCGCACGCGTCGTACTCCACCGTGCGAGGCAATCCATCCCGCAGCTCCCGCCACAGGGAGACGGACCACGACGTGAGCGCGAGCTCCGCCGCGTTGTCGTCCATCGCGACCAGATGCCCCATTCCGCACGCGGTGGTCCCCGTGCCGATGGAGCGGGCTTCGACCAGCGCCACGGACAGGCCGCCGGCGCTGAGCGCATCCGCCAGCGCCGCGCCCACGATTCCACCGCCCACGATGACGCAGTCGAACGCGCTCATCCGATTCCCCACGCGAACGGGTCCGTCGAGTCCACGAGCAGCGTGGCCTCCGCGTTCACGGAAGCCGTGCCCGTAATCGTCGGCCGGATGCGGTCGCCCTCGCGGACGTAGCGCGCCTCGAAGCGACTGCCGATGATGCTCTCCTGCACCCAGGTCTCGCCCTCCGCGAGCACCTTGTCGGCCGCGAGGCACGCCACCTTGGCGCTCGTCCCCGTGCCGCAGGGCGAGCGGTCATAGGCCAGCCCCGGGCAGAGGACGAAGTTGCGAGCATTCACGCCCGCGTTCGGCGACTTCGAGTACAGCTCCACATGGTCAATCTCGGCGCCGCCCTCGCCGGTGATGCCCTGGTCCACGAGCGCCTGCTTGATGGCGGACGTGTACGCGAGCAGCGCGGGGATGTGCTTCGACTCCAGGGGAATTTGGGTGGCGCGGGAGAGGAAGAACCAGTTGCCGCCCCAGGCGATATCACCGCGGACCTCGCCATGGCCGGGCACGTTGACGGCGACGTCATGGGCGTACCGGTAGCTGGGGACGTTGGCGATGCTGACACGCCCGTCGGGGTGCAGGGTGGCCTTCACGGGGCCCACGGGGGTGTCGAGCGAGTGGACCCCCGGCCCGATGCGGCCCAGGTACTCCAGCGTCTTCACCACGCCGATGGTGCCGTGGCCACACATGCCCAGGTAACCCACGTTGTTGAAGAAGATGATGCCCGCGACGCTCGCGGGGCTGGAGGGCGGACAGAGGAGCGCGCCCACCATGACGTCGGAGCCGCGAGGCTCACAGACGATGGCCTTGCGAAAGGCGTCGAACCGCTCTCGGAACCGTTCGCGAAGGCTCGCCAGGTCGCCCGCTCCCAGCTCCGGGCCTCCATCCGTCACCACGCGCGTGGGCTCTCCACCAGTATGACTGTCGATGACACGAATGCGCCGCATGCGGACCACTCCCTCCAACCCGGGCCTCCCAGTTGCCACCCTAGGATTCTCGAGGCGCGGTTTCTTGAGCGATTCGACCACACTCGCGAGGCAATCGCGCAAATGCGGCCACGGAGTGACAACGCCCCGAGAGAGAAGGAGGATGAGCCCCCGCACGGAACGACTCCACCCGGAGCCGCACGCGCTCGAGCCCCCAGCGCATCGCCAGCCTCGTGAGCGCAGTGGGCCGGAGAAATGGCTGAGCTGTATGCGGATCATGATGCGCATCGCGACCGCGGCCCCCAAACTCAATGCGGCGCATTGGGAGGACCCACTCCCTTCTGGGCGTCTGGCTCTCCAGGCGTCATGCCGGGCGACACCGCCCCCTCTCGCAATCCGCATGACCACTGAGAGCGAGGATGATGTCGTCGCTGACCTCGACGATGCATTCGCGACGCAAACCCTTGGCGCGACGCTCGGCGCGGCGGTGGATGTTCTTGAGCTACGATGAGAGGCACTCACATGCCTCGACTCCACGTCGCGCGACCTGCCCATGGCATTGCTCTGGTGATGCTCTTGATGCTCCCGCGGTTCGCGGGGGCGGCGAACCGCGTGACCGGCGTCGTGCGGGATGCGGAGACGGGCATGCCCGTTCCGTCCGTCATCATGTGGGCGCAAGGCACCGCGGGGCCCGAGGTGTATTGGAGTTCCACGGATGCCCAAGGCGTCTATGACTTCCCACACCTGCCCCCGGACAACTACTTCATCCAGTTGTCGGCGATGTACTATGCCGACTTCTTTGTTGATGACATCAAGCCTCGCGAGGGAGGAACCCTTCAAGTCGATGTCACGCTCCCCCGCTGGGAACCCAGGGAACGGAGGGAGGACTCGGCGGCGGCCTTCAATTCACCCGCCGCGCCCACGCCGTACTCTTTCACGAACTCCCTCGCCTCATGGTTCCCCCTGGGTCGCCCCCATCCAGGAGCCAGCGCGACGCGCTCCATCGAGCGCACCTTCGAGCAGTCCCCCTTCATCGTCGACACTTCCGCTGGGCTCGCGGCTCTTGGCGCCAGCACTCTCGACAATGACTTCGTTCTGAACGGGCTCTCCACCACGGATGGGCTGTTCGGTTTCAACGCCCTCCCCCTCAGCACGAGCCTGCTCAGTGATGGGATGGAGTTGCGCGCCCAGGCGGAATCCAGCACCACCGGCCACTTCACGGGAGCCGTGTTCGCGGCGAACACACCGGGCCCGAGCCGTGAACTCCAAGGCACGCTCTTCGCGCATTGGGCCCCCGGAGTCCTCCAAGGAAGCCGCTGCGGCGTACGACGCGCCGACCCGCTGCGGGGGACACCCTGGCACCAGGGAGACTTCGGGGCGACGCTCCGCATCCCCATCATCGAGAACCGTCTCCATGGTTTCTTCGGCGTGGCGCCCGCGCTCGGCCGCGTCAGGCCCTCCTCTTCACGCGGAAACTTCGTCGACCAGCGAGACCTGCAAGGACTCGCACGCCTCACCTATCAGCCCGATGACCAATCCTCCCTGTCCTTGATGTATGCCCGGACGTCCTCCGCCTTGAAGTGGGCGGACGCAGTGGAAGACCGCGCGGTGACGCTCGGCTCCCAGATGGTGGACCTGACGTATCGCAGCGTCCTCCTGTACGAGGCGGCGTCCGTGCTGCTCCAAGCCCGTTGGATGGGGCAAAGCCTCTCACACGACACGCCCCAGGCCCCTCCCACCGGAGAGACCTGTGGCGACACGCTCCTCGACGCGCTCGCCGGATGTGGCATCCAGGACCGCGCCACCCGTCGCCTTCAAGCCCGCGCTCGCGCCACCTTCACGCTGTCGGACATGCATGCGTTT is part of the Myxococcus landrumus genome and encodes:
- a CDS encoding (2Fe-2S)-binding protein; this translates as MREASSKKAPVTLRINGHAVTVPSGTSVAAALAMTGRFISRADLSGRPRGPMCGMGVCFECRATIDGVAETLTCLVPCRDDLEVVTDG
- a CDS encoding NAD(P)/FAD-dependent oxidoreductase, with product MSAFDCVIVGGGIVGAALADALSAGGLSVALVEARSIGTGTTACGMGHLVAMDDNAAELALTSWSVSLWRELRDGLPRTVEYDACGTLWLAADDEEMAAVHTKVANYRAAGIRAEVLDSAALYEAEPSLAPGLVGALRVPDDAVLYPPVAARTFAQRAQARGARLMTGCPVRELRPGGVVLANGDVLAARHVVLAAGVASPVLCPELPISPRKGHLLITGRGSPVVHHQLVELGYLKSAHGTEGASVAFNAQPRVTGQLLLGSSRQPGEGSREVDAAILERMLKRAAVFLPGLNGLQALRVWTGLRPASPDGLPLLGPHPEKPWLWLACGHEGLGITTATGSARLVADQMLGRASAIDPRPYSPSRFLSATSREVAHA
- a CDS encoding proline racemase family protein, encoding MRRIRVIDSHTGGEPTRVVTDGGPELGAGDLASLRERFRERFDAFRKAIVCEPRGSDVMVGALLCPPSSPASVAGIIFFNNVGYLGMCGHGTIGVVKTLEYLGRIGPGVHSLDTPVGPVKATLHPDGRVSIANVPSYRYAHDVAVNVPGHGEVRGDIAWGGNWFFLSRATQIPLESKHIPALLAYTSAIKQALVDQGITGEGGAEIDHVELYSKSPNAGVNARNFVLCPGLAYDRSPCGTGTSAKVACLAADKVLAEGETWVQESIIGSRFEARYVREGDRIRPTITGTASVNAEATLLVDSTDPFAWGIG
- a CDS encoding carboxypeptidase-like regulatory domain-containing protein, with amino-acid sequence MPRLHVARPAHGIALVMLLMLPRFAGAANRVTGVVRDAETGMPVPSVIMWAQGTAGPEVYWSSTDAQGVYDFPHLPPDNYFIQLSAMYYADFFVDDIKPREGGTLQVDVTLPRWEPRERREDSAAAFNSPAAPTPYSFTNSLASWFPLGRPHPGASATRSIERTFEQSPFIVDTSAGLAALGASTLDNDFVLNGLSTTDGLFGFNALPLSTSLLSDGMELRAQAESSTTGHFTGAVFAANTPGPSRELQGTLFAHWAPGVLQGSRCGVRRADPLRGTPWHQGDFGATLRIPIIENRLHGFFGVAPALGRVRPSSSRGNFVDQRDLQGLARLTYQPDDQSSLSLMYARTSSALKWADAVEDRAVTLGSQMVDLTYRSVLLYEAASVLLQARWMGQSLSHDTPQAPPTGETCGDTLLDALAGCGIQDRATRRLQARARATFTLSDMHAFELRLGVDDLEHEATRSLEAPSETKLGRTAINGLFLYTFEFARGFEVLAGVQFDRQQLDVPDAASPHGSSQWSPHLAFTLSPFHRNKSKFYVSLTRRHGWLPLGLVEPEVVEGRAQPVAVDPSLNPTTQPELAVGFQLQLPVETSLRGDFVRRWLDDGVSFMRDTELGQLRLVNPGRGSASELPRAKRDHHSVTVQVAREAQQGLQARMAYTWSHLQGDLLQPLSSRSPLSLPLVDRRHVIKLLAA